In Bos taurus isolate L1 Dominette 01449 registration number 42190680 breed Hereford chromosome 11, ARS-UCD2.0, whole genome shotgun sequence, one DNA window encodes the following:
- the OR1L6C gene encoding olfactory receptor family 1 subfamily L member 6C, translated as MKNYSSSISGFILLGISSNPQMQKPLFTVFLVMYLVTLVGNGLIILAIHSDSRLHTPMYFFLSNLSFTDICFTTVIVPNMLVNLLSETKFISYVGCLVQIYFFMALGNTDSYLLASMAIDRLVAICNPFHYDVVMSPRRCLLLLLGSCTISHLHSMMYVLLMSRLSFCASHVIKHFFCDTQPVLKLSCSDTTTNQMVVMTESLAVIATPFLCILFSYLRIIITVLKIPSAAGKWKAFSTCGSHLTVVVFFYGSVIYVYFRPLSMYSVVKDRVATVMYTIVTPMLNPFIYSLRNKDIKRGLRKLRSRI; from the coding sequence ATGAAGAACTATAGCAGCAGCATCTCAGGCTTTATCCTCCTGGGCATCTCTTCCAACCCCCAGATGCAGAAACCCCTCTTTACTGTATTCCTCGTTATGTACCTGGTCACCCTGGTGGGGAATGGACTCATCATCCTGGCCATCCACTCTGACTCCCGGCTCCACACCCCTATGTACTTTTTCCTCAGCAACCTGTCCTTCACAGATATCTGCTTCACAACAGTCATTGTGCCCAACATGCTGGTGAACTTACTCTCAGAGACAAAATTCATCTCCTATGTGGGCTGTCTGGTCCAGATATACTTCTTCATGGCCTTGGGGAACACTGACAGCTACCTGCTGGCCTCAATGGCCATAGACAGGCTGGTAGCCATCTGCAACCCCTTCCATTATGATGTGGTCATGAGCCCACGGCGTTGCCTCCTCCTGTTGCTGGGTTCATGCACCATCTCTCACCTGCACTCTATGATGTATGTGCTACTTATGTCCCGCCTGTCTTTCTGTGCCTCCCATGTCATCAAGCACTTCTTCTGTGATACGCAGCCTGTGCTCAAGCTCTCCTGCTCTGACACGACTACCAACCAGATGGTGGTGATGACCGAGAGCCTGGCTGTCATTGCCACCCCTTTCCTGTGCATTCTCTTCTCCTACCTGAGAATCATCATCACTGTGCTCAAAATCCCCTCTGCAGCTGGGAAGTGgaaggccttctccacctgtggctcCCACCTCACTGTGGTGGTCTTCTTCTATGGGAGTGTCATCTATGTGTATTTTAGGCCACTGTCCATGTACTCAGTGGTGAAGGACCGGGTAGCCACAGTTATGTACACAATAGTGACACCCATGTTGAACCCTTTCATCTACAGCCTAAGAAACAAAGATATAAAGAGGGGTCTGAGGAAATTAAGGAGCAGAATTTAG